The following are from one region of the Coffea eugenioides isolate CCC68of chromosome 2, Ceug_1.0, whole genome shotgun sequence genome:
- the LOC113759452 gene encoding G-type lectin S-receptor-like serine/threonine-protein kinase LECRK3 has translation MASSFLHHLGLIPLFAMLCVTVAQTNYQKISLGRSLVASDDSDSWPSPSGEFAFGFHRLENQNLYLLSIWFDNIPNKTLVWYANGDNPVPKGSKVELTSDGLLNLKDPGGNIVWHPNPIPSGVAYADMLDTGNFVLVGTNTSNVWQSFDNPADTLLPTQTLGVDISVSARTAAENFTRSRFELRLIRDGNLVLNTIAWPKENKYEAYYWSNTVDSPDGITGNKLIFNESGYLYIIKTEGDVVNVNSASTIPSFPIRDYYHRVTVDYDGVLRQYAHPKTPKNGEWTAIWFAPNDICSSMNGERGGGTCGFNSYCSPGSTDGSPNCQCLPGFRFSDPGNKFNGCKRDAIQNCDLGSLRPEDIYDMQELNVNWPNSTNYDSLESLSDVECSKSCLYDCQCVVAVNVDGACRKKKFPVSNGKMLQPNNGKAFVKVRISNTSSSDSYTRIDWPKRSPATFSMVAKLLLGSSVFLNLLLVVAILLIVLRSYDGRTKLHRPPSLLDSNLCTFTYQDLKVSTDCFKEEIGRGSFGTVYKGVLPLSGTLTIVAVKKLHNMSQDGEREFKTEASVIAKIHHKNLVRLIGFCNEGPHKLLVYEFMSNGSLARFIFGESRPEWGKRIQLAFEIARGLTYLHEECSTQIIHCDIKPQNILVDDSFTARISDFGLAKLLISDQSRTLTEIRGTKGYVAPEWFRNTRITAKVDVYSYGVMLLEIICSRKSIDMERQNEAEQILVDWVSDCYKSRKLDKLVEDDEEARSDLKLLEKLVMVALWCIQEDPTVRPSMKMVLYMLEGVCIVSAPPSPFPNGSIS, from the coding sequence ATGGCTTCTagttttcttcatcatcttggccTCATTCCTCTCTTTGCCATGCTATGTGTGACAGTTGCTCAAACTAATTATCAAAAAATTAGTTTGGGAAGGTCACTTGTAGCCTCTGATGATTCAGATTCCTGGCCATCACCTTCCGGTGAGTTTGCCTTTGGATTTCATCGTCTCGAGAACCAAAACCTTTATTTGCTATCCATTTGGTTTGACAACATACCAAATAAAACACTAGTTTGGTATGCAAATGGAGATAATCCAGTTCCAAAAGGATCCAAAGTCGAGCTAACAAGTGATGGTCTGCTCAACCTCAAGGACCCTGGAGGGAACATCGTCTGGCATCCGAATCCCATCCCTTCTGGCGTTGCTTATGCTGATATGCTTGACACTGGCAATTTTGTTCTCGTAGGCACTAATACGAGTAACGTTTGGCAGAGTTTTGATAACCCTGCAGACACTCTCTTGCCAACTCAAACACTAGGAGTCGATATATCAGTTTCTGCTAGGACAGCCGCAGAAAATTTCACAAGGAGTCGGTTTGAGCTTCGCCTGATTCGAGATGGGAATCTTGTGCTTAACACAATTGCGTggccaaaagaaaataaatatgaagCTTATTATTGGAGCAATACTGTTGATTCACCAGATGGAATCACTGGAAACAAGCTTATTTTTAACGAGTCAGGTTACCTTTATATTATCAAGACTGAGGGAGATGTTGTTAATGTTAACTCTGCAAGCACTATTCCAAGTTTTCCAATAAGAGATTATTATCACAGGGTAACAGTTGACTATGATGGGGTTCTCCGCCAGTATGCTCATCCCAAGACTCCCAAAAATGGGGAATGGACTGCCATCTGGTTTGCTCCCAATGATATATGTTCTTCTATGAATGGTGAGAGAGGCGGTGGCACTTGTGGTTTCAATAGCTATTGCTCCCCTGGTAGTACAGATGGAAGCCCAAATTGCCAGTGCCTTCCAGGCTTTAGGTTCTCGGATCCAGGCAACAAGTTCAACGGTTGTAAGCGAGATGCAATCCAAAACTGTGATCTTGGTAGCCTGAGACCAGAAGATATATATGACATGCAAGAGTTGAACGTGAATTGGCCCAATTCTACAAACTACGATTCTTTGGAGTCATTGAGTGATGTTGAGTGTAGCAAGTCTTGCTTGTATGATTGCCAGTGTGTTGTTGCTGTCAATGTCGATGGGGCCTGTCGAAAGAAGAAATTCCCTGTTTCCAATGGGAAAATGCTCCAGCCTAACAATGGAAAGGCTTTTGTTAAGGTACGAATCTCTAACACTTCATCAAGTGATTCTTATACAAGAATAGACTGGCCAAAAAGATCCCCGGCCACATTTTCTATGGTAGCAAAACTTCTGCTAGGAAGCTCAGTATTTCTTAACTTGCTGCTAGTGGTGGCTATATTGCTCATCGTCCTTCGATCATATGATGGAAGGACTAAACTTCACAGACCACCAAGTCTATTGGATAGTAATCTTTGCACCTTCACATATCAAGACCTTAAAGTGTCTACAGATTGTTTCAAGGAAGAAATAGGAAGGGGCTCTTTTGGTACTGTATATAAAGGGGTCTTGCCATTGTCAGGCACACTAACTATAGTTGCCGTCAAGAAGTTACACAACATGTCACAAGATGGCGAGCGGGAATTCAAAACAGAAGCAAGTGTAATAGCAAAGATCCACCATAAGAATCTAGTCAGACTAATCGGATTCTGCAATGAAGGGCCACATAAACTTTTGGTGTATGAGTTTATGAGCAACGGATCACTTGCTCGCTTCATTTTTGGAGAGTCAAGGCCTGAATGGGGCAAACGAATCCAGCTTGCATTTGAGATTGCCAGAGGGCTTACGTATTTGCATGAAGAGTGCAGCACACAGATCATTCATTGCGATATTAAGCCCCAAAACATCCTTGTGGATGATTCATTTACAGCAAGAATCTCTGATTTTGGATTGGCAAAGCTTCTGATAAGTGATCAATCTCGGACACTGACAGAAATTAGAGGCACAAAGGGCTACGTGGCACCGGAGTGGTTCAGGAACACACGAATTACTGCAAAGGTGGATGTTTACAGTTACGGTGTGATGTTGTTAGAGATCATCTGCAGTCGGAAATCGATTGATATGGAAAGACAAAATGAAGCGGAGCAAATCCTGGTAGATTGGGTGTCTGATTGCTACAAATCAAGAAAGCTAGATAAACTTGTAGAAGATGACGAAGAGGCAAGAAGTGACCTGAAGCTACTGGAGAAGCTTGTAATGGTGGCCCTTTGGTGCATTCAGGAGGATCCCACTGTAAGGCCGTCCATGAAAATGGTCTTATATATGCTTGAGGGAGTATGCATAGTTTCAGCACCTCCATCTCCTTTCCCCAATGGCTCAATCTCTTGA
- the LOC113763722 gene encoding probable serine/threonine-protein kinase DDB_G0280111 — MWRFKPFMPKEQAGLEGRTIDIGNLKIQVRNAIAEGGFSCVYLARDAIHGTKQYALKHIICNDEESLELVMREISVMKLLKGHPNVVPLCAHTIFDMGRTKEALLVMDYCEKSLVTMLDNRGAGFLEEKQIFTIFRDVCNAVFAMHCQSPPIAHRDLKAENLLLGPDGLWKLCDFGSTSTNHKRFEKPEEMGIEEDNIRKHTTPAYRAPEMWDLFRRDIISEKVDIWALGCLLYRICYLKSAFDGESKLQVLNGNYRIPELPKYCTSLTDLIRDMLQSSPDSRPDITQVWFRVNSLLPEGLQKSLPDRPPEMDQRATEGHEGIPKPTAKTHPMPRRNPPPPPSAAEPARNSQTTHNSRPAGSAGPLGAFWSSQHAKDSYLSEDNTRPKFDEELTSHFSSRNDINRLEQIPVSKRASTPENINISNYPVQKNVPEKVASRSGDGSSNDFEINLFNDNLGRSTEGVKAPKSESTAGFPAFTAFVAEFGDKLTPQSNSRNLAKEELLQAEIEKLKEQVTQINVEKAEITSKYEKLSAICRSQRQEIHELKQALAARTPSPKRESFKTQASFASHPSTAPKEKIEGTVWELQQGLLDQSSTSPDPRAWQAFADDPPPLTSVNSNSRSVRTRNGRQTNHVSEVNSGANTWGFGTDNFKAAPAASSHINAHTVEATNSQRFSERKDIESSQTSQPAGWAGF, encoded by the exons ATGTGGAGATTCAAGCCCTTCATGCCCAAGGAACAGGCTGGGCTTGAAGGTCGCACTATTGACATAGGTAACCTCAAAATTCAAGTTCGCAACGCCATCGCAGAGGGTGGGTTTTCTTGTGTTTACTTAGCACGAGATGCTATACATGGTACAAAGCAGTATGCTCTAAAGCACATTATATGCAATGATGAAGAATCTCTTGAACTAGTGATGAGAGAAATTTCTGTCATGAAATTGCTCAAGGGACATCCTAACGTCGTTCCACTTTGTGCGCATACCATCTTTGATATGGGCCGCACAAAGGAAGCTCTTCTTGTCATGGATTATTGTGAGAAGTCTCTGGTGACCATGCTGGATAATAGGGGAGCAGGTTTCTTGGAGGAGAAACAGATTTTTACGATTTTCAGAGATGTGTGCAATGCTGTCTTTGCAATGCACTGCCAGTCTCCACCTATTGCTCACAG AGACTTGAAGGCTGAGAATCTTTTGCTGGGACCTGATGGATTATGGAAGTTGTGTGATTTTGGTAGTACGTCTACTAATCACAAGCGCTTTGAGAAGCCAGAGGAAATGGGAATTGAGGAAGACAATATAAGGAAACATACAACACCTGCCTATAGGGCCCCTGAG ATGTGGGATTTATTTCGGAGAGATATTATCAGTGAGAAGGTTGATATATGG GCTCTTGGGTGTCTATTATACCGCATATGCTATTTGAAGTCAGCTTTTGATGGGGAATCCAAGCTACAAGTCTTAAATGGAAATTATCGCATCCCAGAATTACCAAAATACTGCACTTCTTTGACAGACCTTATCAGAGATATGCTTCAATCATCACCAGATTCCAGACCAGATATAACACAG GTCTGGTTTCGTGTCAATAGCTTGTTACCTGAAGGTTTGCAAAAGTCATTGCCTGACAGACCTCCAGAAATGGATCAGCGGGCTACCGAGGGTCATGAAG GAATTCCAAAACCTACTGCCAAGACCCATCCTATGCCACGTAGAAATCCACCACCTCCTCCCTCAGCAGCTGAACCTGCTAGGAATTCGCAAACAACACACAATTCCAGGCCAGCTGGAAGTGCGGGTCCTTTAGGAGCCTTCTGGTCCTCTCAACACGCAAAGGATTCATACCTTTCTGAGGACAATACCAGACCTAAATTTGATGAAGAGTTAACTAGCCATTTTTCATCAAGAAATGATATTAATCGGTTGGAACAAATTCCAGTTTCCAAACGAGCTAGTACTCCTGAAAACATCAATATCTCAAACTATCCTGTCCAAAAGAATGTGCCTGAAAAAGTAGCAAGCAGGTCAGGGGATGGTTCTTCAAACGACTTTGAGATCAATCTGTTCAACGATAATTTGGGCCGTAGTACCGAAGGGGTAAAAGCACCAAAGTCAGAGAGTACAGCTGGCTTTCCAGCATTCACTGCTTTTGTAGCTGAATTTGGTGATAAGTTGACCCCTCAAAGTAACAGTAGGAACTTAGCGAAGGAAGAGTTGTTACAAGCTGAAATAGAAAAGCTAAAGGAGCAGGTGACGCAAATAAATGTGGAAAAGGCGGAAATAACCTCCAAATATGAAAAGCTATCAGCAATATGCCGATCACAGCGACAGGAGATACATGAGCTTAAACAAGCTCTTGCCGCAAGAACTCCTTCACCGAAAAGAGAATCCTTCAAAACTCAAGCGTCTTTTGCAAGTCATCCATCTACTGCACCG AAAGAAAAGATTGAAGGAACGGTCTGGGAACTACAACAAGGATTACTTGACCAGAGTTCTACAAGCCCTGATCCTAGGGCTTGGCAGGCTTTTGCTGATGATCCTCCACCACTGACATCTGTAAACAGCAATTCCAGATCTGTTAGAACAAGAAATGGGCGCCAAACCAATCATGTTTCTGAAGTTAACTCAGGTGCCAATACATGGGGATTTGGAACAGATAATTTCAAGGCAGCTCCTGCTGCCAGCTCTCATATAAATGCACACACTGTTGAAGCAACTAATTCTCAGCGTTTCAGTGAAAGAAAGGATATAGAAAGCAGTCAAACTTCCCAGCCTGCAGGATGGGCTGGTTTTTAG
- the LOC113762269 gene encoding box C/D snoRNA protein 1-like, with protein MEVQEESAAAPITNPSPKQPPLCEECKHNPAKYKCPGCSIRSCSLPCVKAHKQRTSCTGKKQYKDVVPLSEFDDNLLLSDYNMLEGVKRVAESAQRMRIKMCGYSHFRLPLPLKSLRSAAASRRTKLLFFSTGMSKREKNKTYYNYRRKYISWTIEWRFNSTNVVLLDHGIHENRTLYSVIENHLQLGPWKHQLKRFREESLDSLKFFIRKYPKGSRSPFRQLDINAPIREQLANLVILEYPVIHVFLPSQSYDFEVIKDVIPQKARVKESVSTDDVNQNGVTFKEEEIEEDGSWDTQVSDLASNNTLAKSRLTGRK; from the exons ATGGAAGTTCAAGAAGAATCAGCAGCAGCTCCAATAACAAACCCATCTCCAAAACAACCACCTTTATGCGAAGAGTGCAAACATAATCCAGCAAAATACAAGTGCCCAGGTTGCTCAATCCGCTCTTGTAGCCTCCCTTGTGTCAAAGCTCACAAGCAAAGAACTTCCTGCACCGGTAAAAAGCAGTACAAGGACGTCGTTCCCCTCTCTGAATTCGACGATAACCTTCTTTTGTCAG ATTATAATATGCTTGAGGGTGTGAAGAGAGTTGCCGAATCTGCTCAGAGGATGAGAATCAAGATGTGTGGCTATTCTCATTTTCGACTGCCTTTACCTCTTAAAAGTCTTCGAAGTGCTGCAGCAAGCCGCAGGACAAAACTCCTCTTTTTTTCAACTGGAATgtccaaaagagaaaaaaataaaacctattACAATTATAG GAGGAAGTATATATCTTGGACCATTGAATGGCGATTTAACTCAACTAATGTGGTATTACTGGATCATGG CATACATGAAAACAGAACCCTTTACTCCGTGATTGAAAATCATTTGCAACTTGGTCCGTGGAAACATCAGTTAAAGCGATTCCGTGAGGAGTCACTCGATTCTCTTAAATTTTTCATCCGCAAGTATCCAAAG GGCTCCAGATCACCTTTTCGTCAGTTGGACATCAATGCCCCAATCCGTGAACAACTAGCCAATTTAGTTATTCTCGAGTATCCTGTCATCCatgtttttcttccttctcaaaGCTATGATTTTGAAGTTATCAAGGATGTCATTCCTCAAAAAGCCAGAGTAAAGGAATCTGTTAGCACTGATGATGTTAATCAAAACGGAGTTACcttcaaagaagaagaaatagaagaagatgGCTCTTGGGATACCCAAGTTTCGGATCTTGCGAGTAACAATACACTCGCAAAATCAAGACTCACAGGCAGAAAATGA